ACACGTCGCCGCGCACGCGAATGGGCTTGTCCACGGCGATCTTCGACGCATGAATCCTGAGCGGCGGAAAGCCGTCGTTCTGCTCGTAGTCGATCTTCGCGCCGATCTGACGCAAACCGTTGACGAGATCGCCGATCGGGCGCTCATGCATGCGCGGCACGCCATGCACGCGGTATTCGCCGCCATTGACCGCGAGCGCCGCCGTCAGCGGCCGAACCGCCGTTCCCGCGTTGCCGAGAAAAAGCTCCGCCGACTTCGAGGGAAACGCGCCGCCCGTGCCCGTCACGAACACGCGCTCGCCGTCGCGCCGGAGCGTCACGCCGAGCGTTTCCAGCGCGGCGAGCATTACGCGCGTGTCGTCGGAATCGAGCAGATTGGTGATCGCCGTTTCGCCGGTCGAAAGCGCGGCGAGCAGCAGCACGCGGTTCGAGATGCTCTTCGAGCCGGGCAGCCGCACCGTGCCGGACGCGCGCGCGAAGGGTCCGAGGTCGAGATGTTCCATGCTGTTTCCTGGGGGTGTCTTATTTCGTGGGCGAATCGCCGGGAATCTTCTTGCCGCCGCGTTCCTGCCACTCCGTGCGCGCCACGCGCGAGCGCGCGAACGCGGCTTCGAGCGCCGCGCCATCCGACGCGTCGATGGCCGCGCGAAACCGCGACAGCACGTCAGTGTAGGCGTCGAGTTCGGCGAGCAGCGCCGCGCGGTTCGCCAGACACACGTCGCGCCACATTTCCGGGCTCGACGCCGCAATGCGCGTGAAATCGCGAAAGCCACCCGCGGCGAACGAGAACTTCAGTTGCGCGTCCGGCGCTTCGAGAATCTGCTCGACGAGCGCGAACGAAAGCACATGCGGCAGATGGCTCACCGACGCGAACACGCGATCATGCTGCGCCTCGCTCATCGCATGCACCGCCGCGCCGGTCGCCCGCCACATCCCGGCGATGCGCTCGACGGCTTGCGGCGCGTTCTCGCCGAGCGGACACAGCACGACATTGCGATCGACGTAGAGATCAGGCAACGCGGCATCGACGCCGCTCGACTCGCGTCCGGCAATCGGATGCCCCGGCACGAACTGCGCGACGCGTTCGGAAAGCGCCGCCCGCGCGGCCGCGACGACGTCGCTCTTCGTGCTGCCCGCGTCGGTGACGAGCGTCTGCGCGTCCAGAAACGGCGCGATGCGCGCGAGCAACGGCTGCGTCTGCGCGACCGGCGCGGCGAGCAGCACGATATCGGCGTCCTGCAACGCGCGCGCGAGCGCGGCGTCGTCATCCAGCGCGGCGGCTTCGTCGATCACGCCGAGCTCGACCGCGCGCGCCACCGACTGCGCCGAGCGCCCGACGCCGACCACGCGCCCCGCGAGCCTGGCGCGTTCGCGCAACGCGCGCGCGAGCGACCCGCCGATCAGGCCGACGCCGAAAATAACCAGTTTATTGAAAGTGAACGCGGCCACGGGACATCGCAAAAAGCGCGTCGAAAGACGCGGAAGACGGAACGGCTGAAAGCGCGAATTTTACCGGGCGCGCGGATACGACCCGAGAATCTTGAGAAACGCGGCCTTCTGCCCGAGTTCTTCCAGCGCGGCGGCCACCGACGCATCGTTGCGGTGGCCTTCGAGATCGATATAGAAGTAGTACTCCCACGTCCCGACGCGCGCGGGCCGCGACTCGAAGCGCGTCATCGAGACGCCGTGCTTCGCGAGCGGCTCCAGCAGCTTGAACACTGCGCCCGGCTCGTTCGCGACCGACACGATGAGCGAGGTCTGGTCGTGGCCGCTCGCGTCCGACGGCTGCTTGCCGATGATCACGAAGCGCGTGCGGTTGTGCGGATCATCCTGAATCAGCGAATACACGACGCCCAGGCCGTAGTGCGTCGCGGCGCGGTCACCGGCGATCGCGGCCACGGTCGGATCCGCCACGGCCATGCGCGCGGCTTCCGCATTGCTCGACACGGCCTGCCGCTCGAGATGCGGCGCGTTCGCGGAAAGCCACCGCTGGCATTGCGCGAGCGCCTGCGGGTGCGCGCAGACGCGCGTCACGCCTTCCAGCGAGCCTGAGGCCGTCAGCAGATTGTGGTGAATCGGCAGCGCAAGCTCGCCGCCGATCACGAGTTGCGTTTGCAGCAGCAGATCGAGCGTGCGCGACACCGCGCCTTCCGCCGAATTCTCGACGGGCACGACGCCGTACTGCGCCGCGCCGGCTTCGACGGAGCGAAACACTTCGTCGATGGACGGGCACGGCAGGCCTTCGATGGAGTGTCCGAAGTATTCGAACATCGCCTGTTCGCTGTAGGTGCCGACCGGCCCGAGGAACGCGGCGCGCAGCGTCTGTTCGAGCGCGCGGCTCGCCGCCATGATCTCGCGCCAGATCGCGCTGATGTGGTCGGCGGCGAGCGGGCCGTCGCTCATGGCCTGCAAGCGCGCGATGACCTGCATTTCGCGCTCGGGGCGAAACACCGGCGCGTTGAAGTGCTTCTTTACCTCGCCCACTTCGAGCGCCACAGAAGCGCGCTGGTTCAAGAGCGCGATGAGTTGTGCGTCGAGCGCGTCGATGCGCTCACGCAGCGGTTTGAGTCTTGAATTGAGATCGTCGTCCATGCGGTGCGTGTTGAGCGAATGCGGTTAGAGGAGCGACGGCGCGTTCACGCGCTCGTCCGCTCGAATTCCTTCATATAGTCGACGAGCGCCCTGACGCCCTCGACCGGCACCGCGTTGTAGATCGATGCCCGCATGCCACCGACGGACTTGTGGCCCTTCAGCTGCAGTAGCCCGCGCGCTTTGGCGCCGGCCAGGAAATCGGTATTGCGCGATTCATCGGCAAGGAAGAACGGTACGTTCATGCGCGAACGATTCCGCCGCTCGACCTTGTTGACGTAGAAATCGCTGGCGTCGATGGCGTCGTAGAGCAGCTTCGCCTTTTCGACGTTGCGCGCTTCCATCGCCTCGAGGCCGCCCTGCTTCTTGAGCCACTTGAAGACGAGCCCGGCCATGTAGATCGCGTACGTGGGCGGCGTGTTGAACATCGAGTTGTTCTCGGCGACCGTCTTCCACTCGAACGCGGACGGACAAATGGACAGCGCGCGGTCGAGCAGGTCTTCGCGCACCATCACCACCGTCACGCCCGCCATGCCGATGTTCTTCTGCGCGCCCGCGAAGAGCACGCCGAACTTGGCGACGTCCATCGGACGCGACAGGATGTGCGACGACGCGTCCGCGACGAGCGGAATGTCGCCGAGATCGGGAATGTCGAAGGCCTCGACGCCGTCGATGGTTTCGTTCGTGCACAGATGCACGTAGGCGGGATCGTCCGAGAGCTTCCATTCGCCGATGGCCGGCACGCGCGTGAAGCCTTGCTCCGTCTTGCCCGTGGCCGCGACGTGCGGCGTACAGTACTTGTGCGCTTCCTTGTAGGATTTCGTCGACCAGGAGCCCGTCACGACAAAATCCGCAGTCTTCTTCGCGCCGAGCAGATTCATCGGCACGATGGCGTTTTCGCCGATGCCGCCGCCCTGCAGAAACAGAATGCGATGCGATGCCGGCACCTTCAGGAGTTCACGCAGATCGGTGAGCGCCGCTTCGTGGATCGACATGAATTCGGCGCCGCGGTGGCTCATTTCCATCACGCTCATGCCGCTGCCGTGCCAGTCGAGCATTTCGTCGGCGGCTTGCCTCAACACTTCTTCTGGCATGGCGGCCGGGCCGGCGGAGAAATTGAACACGCGCATGTGGAATCCCGAATGGCAGGCGCGGCGTTGGGTCGAGTCGCTGAGTTCAGCGGATGACGCGCGCCTGAAAAAGAAATGGCTGCTTGCGCTTTCACGCAAACAGCCATTATCGCACTGTCCTGAAAACCCGCCAACGCGCGGGGCAGCGCGCCGTAGCGGGTTTTCGGACTGCCGCGCCGTGCTTACTTGCCCGGCTTCACGCTTGCCACTTCTTGATCCGCTTGCGTGCGGGTCGCCTTGATGGCTTGCGGCATGTACTTCTGCATCAGACCGTTGACGACGTCGCGGCCGACCTGGTCTTGCACCTGAATGAACTTGCGACCCGTCGGGCTCTTGTAGAAGTTCGTCAGGTCCTTGATCTCGTCGGTCGAGTAGTACTTCGCGTACGCGTCGTACTGGGCCTTCATGGCGTCCTGGCGGAAGTTATCCGTGGCGAACACCTGGCCTGCCGAGTCCACCAGCTTCGGCACTGCGTTCTTCTGCAGCGTCGGGACAGCCGCCTGCTTCTGCTTGTCGTTCAGCGACTTGTTTTCCGACAGCGCGTCCGACAGGATGGCCGGAACCAGCTGCTTCGCCTGCATCTGTGCGCTGTTGCCGATTGCGCCGACGAGCTTTTGCGCGTCGATTGCGTCGAGCAGGTCCTTGATCGCAGCTTGCTTGGCCGGATCAACCGGGGCTGCTGCGGCCGGCGCCGCCGCCTGGTTCGGCGCCTGGTTCTGAAGCGACTGAGCCATCGCGAAAGTCGGCACGAAAGCGGCCAGCAACATCCACTGCTTGAAACGTCCTTGCATCATTACTCCCTGTAAAAAATATTCAGTTCAGCACTCGCGACGAGCCTTGCACGTCCGCACGAGCGGCGCTCGCGTTCTCACTCGAGAAACGCAGCGCCGGCATCAGGCTCACGTCGCGCAGCTTAACCAATTCAGGCTTTCAAAAGCGATAACGAGAAACCGGCGACACAAAAAATATCAGGCGCCTTCGCCCGCGTCGCCATTTTGGGTGTCGTCGGGCGGTGCGGCGGAAGCGTCGGCATCCGCGGCGGCATTGGCTGCGTCCGCTTCTTCGAGTTCGGCGTCCGCCTCGGCTTCGGCGATATGCTGCAGTCCCGACAACTTCGTGCCCTCGTCAAGGCTGATGAGTGTAACACCTTGGGTTGCGCGGCCCATTTCGCGGATCTCGGACACGCGCGTGCGAATCAGCACGCCCGACGTGGTGATCAGCATGATCTGGCTTTCCGAATCGACGAGCGTCGCGGCGACCACCTTGCCGTTGCGCTCCGACGTCTGGATCGCGATCATGCCCTTCGTGCCGCGGCCGTGGCGCGTGTACTCATTGATCGGCGTGCGCTTGCCGAAGCCGTTCTGCGTGGCCGTCAGCACCGACTGGTTCTCGCCGCCCGCCACCAGAAGCGCGATGACCTGCTGCCCTTCTTCGAGCTGCATGCCGCGCACGCCGCGCGCTTCGCGACCCATCGCGCGGACGTCGTTTTCGTCGAAACGCACGGCCTTGCCCGAGTCCGAGAACAGCATGACGTCGTGCGCGCCGTCGGTAATGGCCGCGCCGATCAGGTAGTCGCCGTCATCAAGACCGACCGCGATGATGCCCTTCTTGAGCGGACGGCTGAACGCTTCTAGCGGCGTCTTCTTGACGGTGCCGAGCGCGGTGGCCATGAACACGTACTTGTCCGCCGAGAATTCCTTGATCGGCAGAACGACGTTGATCTTCTCGCCGTCCTGCAACGGGAACATGTTGACGATCGGCCGGCCGCGCGAGTTGCGCGAGCCTTGCGGCACTTCATAGACCTTGACCCAGTACACCCGGCCGCGGTTCGAGAAGCACAGCATATGATCGTGCGTGTTCGCGATGAAGAGCGTGTCGATCCAGTCGTCTTCCTTCATCTGCGTGGCCTGCTTGCCGCGCCCGCCGCGCTTCTGCGCGCGGTATTCGGAGAGCGGCTGCGACTTCACGTAGCCGGCATGCGACATGGTCACGACCATTTCCTGCGGCGTGATCAGGTCTTCGGTATTGAGCTCGGTCGCGTTCATTTCGATGCGCGAGCGACGCTCGTCGCCGAATTCCGCGCGCACCTGGCCGAGTTCTTCCACGATCATCTGCCGGATGCGTTCCGGCCGCGCGAGGATGTCGAGCAGGTCGGCGATCTGCGCCATGACCTCGCGATACTCGCCGACGATCTTGTCCTGCTCGAGGCC
The Caballeronia sp. M1242 DNA segment above includes these coding regions:
- the serC gene encoding 3-phosphoserine/phosphohydroxythreonine transaminase; the encoded protein is MRVFNFSAGPAAMPEEVLRQAADEMLDWHGSGMSVMEMSHRGAEFMSIHEAALTDLRELLKVPASHRILFLQGGGIGENAIVPMNLLGAKKTADFVVTGSWSTKSYKEAHKYCTPHVAATGKTEQGFTRVPAIGEWKLSDDPAYVHLCTNETIDGVEAFDIPDLGDIPLVADASSHILSRPMDVAKFGVLFAGAQKNIGMAGVTVVMVREDLLDRALSICPSAFEWKTVAENNSMFNTPPTYAIYMAGLVFKWLKKQGGLEAMEARNVEKAKLLYDAIDASDFYVNKVERRNRSRMNVPFFLADESRNTDFLAGAKARGLLQLKGHKSVGGMRASIYNAVPVEGVRALVDYMKEFERTSA
- a CDS encoding prephenate dehydrogenase/arogenate dehydrogenase family protein is translated as MAAFTFNKLVIFGVGLIGGSLARALRERARLAGRVVGVGRSAQSVARAVELGVIDEAAALDDDAALARALQDADIVLLAAPVAQTQPLLARIAPFLDAQTLVTDAGSTKSDVVAAARAALSERVAQFVPGHPIAGRESSGVDAALPDLYVDRNVVLCPLGENAPQAVERIAGMWRATGAAVHAMSEAQHDRVFASVSHLPHVLSFALVEQILEAPDAQLKFSFAAGGFRDFTRIAASSPEMWRDVCLANRAALLAELDAYTDVLSRFRAAIDASDGAALEAAFARSRVARTEWQERGGKKIPGDSPTK
- a CDS encoding DUF2059 domain-containing protein, whose protein sequence is MQGRFKQWMLLAAFVPTFAMAQSLQNQAPNQAAAPAAAAPVDPAKQAAIKDLLDAIDAQKLVGAIGNSAQMQAKQLVPAILSDALSENKSLNDKQKQAAVPTLQKNAVPKLVDSAGQVFATDNFRQDAMKAQYDAYAKYYSTDEIKDLTNFYKSPTGRKFIQVQDQVGRDVVNGLMQKYMPQAIKATRTQADQEVASVKPGK
- the pheA gene encoding prephenate dehydratase, whose translation is MDDDLNSRLKPLRERIDALDAQLIALLNQRASVALEVGEVKKHFNAPVFRPEREMQVIARLQAMSDGPLAADHISAIWREIMAASRALEQTLRAAFLGPVGTYSEQAMFEYFGHSIEGLPCPSIDEVFRSVEAGAAQYGVVPVENSAEGAVSRTLDLLLQTQLVIGGELALPIHHNLLTASGSLEGVTRVCAHPQALAQCQRWLSANAPHLERQAVSSNAEAARMAVADPTVAAIAGDRAATHYGLGVVYSLIQDDPHNRTRFVIIGKQPSDASGHDQTSLIVSVANEPGAVFKLLEPLAKHGVSMTRFESRPARVGTWEYYFYIDLEGHRNDASVAAALEELGQKAAFLKILGSYPRAR